In Clupea harengus chromosome 1, Ch_v2.0.2, whole genome shotgun sequence, one DNA window encodes the following:
- the cbx7a gene encoding chromobox homolog 7a isoform X1 — MELSSLGEQVFAVESITKKRVRKGNVEYLLKWQGWPQNRYSTWEPEDHILDPRLVLEYEEREEKDRALAYRRKGLRPRRLVLRNLYPMDLRSATKVPEKPPPPRLCLSLTRAMGAELDQGVRACRAGVLRRLEKRRSKQGSVRPLLRAARPPPPPPPTEKPPPHHTQDHTQDPHHTHTHTHTQDPMKEEKEEKEEDDCGGGKGDHVMEQPDRREIVLQDDDNKTEQDDNKTDQDKDIPSAPQYSDGYCSSTEQDMALMSEMAAEEDSGSCRWPREESVVECETPPVAGGTGLMKNDTGRRTQGDHPPLNTTPNGLGGSDSPSEETPDVVPMTDDESQSSSTTACEADATHISLDTVHSCHREPTDSSTDTCIKAEAEYKLVVVSKQDVAFAEKGSEGSTTSGKVIVTDVTINSLTVTFKEALKAEGFFKGCGME, encoded by the exons ATGGAGCTGTCATCACTTGGAGAACAAGTGTTTGCCGTTGAATCTATCACCAAGAAGAGAGTTAGAAAG GGAAACGTGGAATACCTACTGAAGTGGCAAGGTTGGCCTCAAAA CAGGTACAGCACGTGGGAACCAGAGGACCACATACTGGACCCGCGGCTGGTTCTGGAATACGAGGAAAG ggaggagaaggacagagcCTTGGCCTACAGGAGAAAGGGCCTCCGACCACGACGGCTAGTCCTCAGG AACTTGTACCCCATGGACCTTCGCAGCGCCACCAAAGTGCCCGAGAAGCCTCCGCCCCCccgcctctgcctctccctcacgCGCGCCATGGGAGCGGAGCTGGACCAGGGGGTCCGGGCGTGCAGGGCGGGCGTCCTACGTCGCCTGGAGAAGCGAAGGAGCAAGCAGGGGTCAGTCAGACCCCTGTTACGGGCCGCCcgaccccctcctcctcctcctcctacagaAAAGCCCCCGCCGCACCACACACAGGACCACACACAGGacccgcaccacacacacacacacacacacacacaggaccctatgaaggaggagaaggaggagaaggaggaagatgactgtggagggggaaagggggaccACGTGATGGAACAgccagacaggagagagatcGTACTGCAGGACGACgacaacaaaacagaacaggacGACAACAAAACAGACCAGGACAAGGACATTCCCAGCG ccccacAGTATTCAGACGGTTACTGTTCCTCGACAGAGCAGGACATGGCTCTTATGAGCGAGATGGCGGCGGAGGAGGACAGCGGCTCGTGTCGCTGGCCGAGGGAAGAGTCTGTTGTTGAATGCGAAACCCCGCCCGTGGCAGGAGGGACAGGCCTAATGAAGAATGACACAGGCAGGAGGACTCAGGGTGATCATCCTCCTCTGAACACAACCCCCAACGGGTTAGGAGGGAGTGACTCTCCTTCGGAGGAAACGCCGGACGTGGTGCCAATGACTGATGACGAATCACAGAGCAGTAGTACCACGGCGTGTGAAGCAGACgccacacacatttcactaGACACGGTGCACAGCTGCCACAGAGAACCAACAGATAGCTCTACCGACACTTGTATCAAGGCCGAGGCAGAGTACAAATTGGTTGTAGTGTCCAAACAGGATGTTGCTTTCGCTGAGAAGGGGTCAGAGGGTAGCACGACCTCTGGCAAAGTGATAGTGACCGATGTGACCATTAATTCCTTAACAGTGACTTTCAAAGAGGCACTGAAAGCTGAGGGTTTCTTTAAGGGCTGTGGGATGGAGTGA
- the cbx7a gene encoding chromobox homolog 7a isoform X3, which produces MDLRSATKVPEKPPPPRLCLSLTRAMGAELDQGVRACRAGVLRRLEKRRSKQGSVRPLLRAARPPPPPPPTEKPPPHHTQDHTQDPHHTHTHTHTQDPMKEEKEEKEEDDCGGGKGDHVMEQPDRREIVLQDDDNKTEQDDNKTDQDKDIPSAPQYSDGYCSSTEQDMALMSEMAAEEDSGSCRWPREESVVECETPPVAGGTGLMKNDTGRRTQGDHPPLNTTPNGLGGSDSPSEETPDVVPMTDDESQSSSTTACEADATHISLDTVHSCHREPTDSSTDTCIKAEAEYKLVVVSKQDVAFAEKGSEGSTTSGKVIVTDVTINSLTVTFKEALKAEGFFKGCGME; this is translated from the exons ATGGACCTTCGCAGCGCCACCAAAGTGCCCGAGAAGCCTCCGCCCCCccgcctctgcctctccctcacgCGCGCCATGGGAGCGGAGCTGGACCAGGGGGTCCGGGCGTGCAGGGCGGGCGTCCTACGTCGCCTGGAGAAGCGAAGGAGCAAGCAGGGGTCAGTCAGACCCCTGTTACGGGCCGCCcgaccccctcctcctcctcctcctacagaAAAGCCCCCGCCGCACCACACACAGGACCACACACAGGacccgcaccacacacacacacacacacacacacaggaccctatgaaggaggagaaggaggagaaggaggaagatgactgtggagggggaaagggggaccACGTGATGGAACAgccagacaggagagagatcGTACTGCAGGACGACgacaacaaaacagaacaggacGACAACAAAACAGACCAGGACAAGGACATTCCCAGCG ccccacAGTATTCAGACGGTTACTGTTCCTCGACAGAGCAGGACATGGCTCTTATGAGCGAGATGGCGGCGGAGGAGGACAGCGGCTCGTGTCGCTGGCCGAGGGAAGAGTCTGTTGTTGAATGCGAAACCCCGCCCGTGGCAGGAGGGACAGGCCTAATGAAGAATGACACAGGCAGGAGGACTCAGGGTGATCATCCTCCTCTGAACACAACCCCCAACGGGTTAGGAGGGAGTGACTCTCCTTCGGAGGAAACGCCGGACGTGGTGCCAATGACTGATGACGAATCACAGAGCAGTAGTACCACGGCGTGTGAAGCAGACgccacacacatttcactaGACACGGTGCACAGCTGCCACAGAGAACCAACAGATAGCTCTACCGACACTTGTATCAAGGCCGAGGCAGAGTACAAATTGGTTGTAGTGTCCAAACAGGATGTTGCTTTCGCTGAGAAGGGGTCAGAGGGTAGCACGACCTCTGGCAAAGTGATAGTGACCGATGTGACCATTAATTCCTTAACAGTGACTTTCAAAGAGGCACTGAAAGCTGAGGGTTTCTTTAAGGGCTGTGGGATGGAGTGA
- the cbx7a gene encoding chromobox homolog 7a isoform X2 produces MELSSLGEQVFAVESITKKRVRKGNVEYLLKWQGWPQKYSTWEPEDHILDPRLVLEYEEREEKDRALAYRRKGLRPRRLVLRNLYPMDLRSATKVPEKPPPPRLCLSLTRAMGAELDQGVRACRAGVLRRLEKRRSKQGSVRPLLRAARPPPPPPPTEKPPPHHTQDHTQDPHHTHTHTHTQDPMKEEKEEKEEDDCGGGKGDHVMEQPDRREIVLQDDDNKTEQDDNKTDQDKDIPSAPQYSDGYCSSTEQDMALMSEMAAEEDSGSCRWPREESVVECETPPVAGGTGLMKNDTGRRTQGDHPPLNTTPNGLGGSDSPSEETPDVVPMTDDESQSSSTTACEADATHISLDTVHSCHREPTDSSTDTCIKAEAEYKLVVVSKQDVAFAEKGSEGSTTSGKVIVTDVTINSLTVTFKEALKAEGFFKGCGME; encoded by the exons ATGGAGCTGTCATCACTTGGAGAACAAGTGTTTGCCGTTGAATCTATCACCAAGAAGAGAGTTAGAAAG GGAAACGTGGAATACCTACTGAAGTGGCAAGGTTGGCCTCAAAA GTACAGCACGTGGGAACCAGAGGACCACATACTGGACCCGCGGCTGGTTCTGGAATACGAGGAAAG ggaggagaaggacagagcCTTGGCCTACAGGAGAAAGGGCCTCCGACCACGACGGCTAGTCCTCAGG AACTTGTACCCCATGGACCTTCGCAGCGCCACCAAAGTGCCCGAGAAGCCTCCGCCCCCccgcctctgcctctccctcacgCGCGCCATGGGAGCGGAGCTGGACCAGGGGGTCCGGGCGTGCAGGGCGGGCGTCCTACGTCGCCTGGAGAAGCGAAGGAGCAAGCAGGGGTCAGTCAGACCCCTGTTACGGGCCGCCcgaccccctcctcctcctcctcctacagaAAAGCCCCCGCCGCACCACACACAGGACCACACACAGGacccgcaccacacacacacacacacacacacacaggaccctatgaaggaggagaaggaggagaaggaggaagatgactgtggagggggaaagggggaccACGTGATGGAACAgccagacaggagagagatcGTACTGCAGGACGACgacaacaaaacagaacaggacGACAACAAAACAGACCAGGACAAGGACATTCCCAGCG ccccacAGTATTCAGACGGTTACTGTTCCTCGACAGAGCAGGACATGGCTCTTATGAGCGAGATGGCGGCGGAGGAGGACAGCGGCTCGTGTCGCTGGCCGAGGGAAGAGTCTGTTGTTGAATGCGAAACCCCGCCCGTGGCAGGAGGGACAGGCCTAATGAAGAATGACACAGGCAGGAGGACTCAGGGTGATCATCCTCCTCTGAACACAACCCCCAACGGGTTAGGAGGGAGTGACTCTCCTTCGGAGGAAACGCCGGACGTGGTGCCAATGACTGATGACGAATCACAGAGCAGTAGTACCACGGCGTGTGAAGCAGACgccacacacatttcactaGACACGGTGCACAGCTGCCACAGAGAACCAACAGATAGCTCTACCGACACTTGTATCAAGGCCGAGGCAGAGTACAAATTGGTTGTAGTGTCCAAACAGGATGTTGCTTTCGCTGAGAAGGGGTCAGAGGGTAGCACGACCTCTGGCAAAGTGATAGTGACCGATGTGACCATTAATTCCTTAACAGTGACTTTCAAAGAGGCACTGAAAGCTGAGGGTTTCTTTAAGGGCTGTGGGATGGAGTGA
- the desi1a gene encoding desumoylating isopeptidase 1a, with the protein MDQHTTYSVQLYIYDLSRGMARQLSPIMLGKQLDGIWHTSIVVYGEEFFYGGVGISSCPPGGTMLGSPDSVVELGNTEVNEEIFMEYLSSLGESSYRGDRYRLFEHNCNTFTNEVAQFLTGHKIPSHITDLPSEVLSTPFGQVLRPILDSIHIAPPGGNVINGHNNHS; encoded by the exons ATGGATCAGCATACGACATATTCCGTCCAGCTATACATATATGACCTATCCAGGGGGATGGCTCGTCAGCTCAGCCCTATCATGTTGG GGAAACAGCTTGATGGAATCTG GCACACGTCCATTGTGGTCTATGGAGAAGAGTTCTTCTATGGAGGAGTCGGCATCTCAAGCTGTCCACCG GGTGGGACCATGTTGGGTTCTCCGGACTCTGTGGTGGAACTGGGAAACACGGAGGTGAACGAAGAGATTTTTATGGAATACCTCTCATCGCTTGGGGAGAGCagttacag aggAGACCGGTACCGACTGTTTGAGCACAACTGCAACACCTTCACCAACGAGGTGGCCCAGTTTCTCACCGGCCACAAGATCCCGTCCCACATCACAGACCTGCCCTCCGAGGTCCTCTCAAC GCCCTTCGGCCAGGTGCTTCGCCCCATCCTGGACTCGATCCATATCGCTCCTCCAGGGGGGAACGTGATCAACGGCCATAACAACCACAGCTAG